A part of Salmo trutta chromosome 15, fSalTru1.1, whole genome shotgun sequence genomic DNA contains:
- the LOC115149558 gene encoding thioredoxin-like protein 1 encodes MVGVKVIGNDSEFQPELADAGSRLAVVKFTMAGCRPCVRISPAFNMLSNKYPHVIFLEVDVHVCQATAAANNISATPTFLFFRNKVRIDQYQGADASGLEEKIKQHVENDPGSNEDSDIPKGYMDLMPFVNKAGCECLNESDESGFENCLVKDTTYLESDCDEQVSLRMDGC; translated from the exons ATGGTCGGGGTAAAGGTGATCGGAAATGATTCAGAGTTCCAACCTGAGCTAGCAGACGCCGGATCAAGGCTTGCGGTAGTGAAGTTCACAATGGCAGG GTGTCGACCCTGTGTCAGAATATCCCCTGCTTTCAACATGTTGAGTAACAAGTACCCACATGTCATTTTTCTCGAAGTAGATGTACACGTCTGTCAG GCAACGGCTGCCGCCAACAACATCTCTGCAACGCCAACGTTTTTGTTTTTCCGTAACAAAGTGCGCATTGACCAGTATCAAGGTGCAGATGCCTCAGGTCTAGAGGAGAAGATCAAGCAGCATGTAGAAAACGACCCTGGAAGCAACGAGGACTCAGACATTCCCAAGGGATAT atGGACCTGATGCCGTTTGTGAACAAAGCTGGCTGTGAGTGCCTAAATGAGAGCGACGAGAGCGGCTTTGAAAACTGCTTAGTCAAGGACACCACCTACCTGGAGTCTGACTGTGATGAGCAGGTGAGTctgaggatggatggatgttaG